The proteins below are encoded in one region of Segatella copri:
- a CDS encoding DUF3791 domain-containing protein — protein MNTESKAVFVSFCIEQYAKAKNMSTEDVVNLFEQYGIAEHFRNHTVMSAKITQDNLYMLLPLKIGWLAPWLSEGYKSYRCHQSYI, from the coding sequence ATGAATACAGAAAGCAAGGCTGTATTTGTGTCATTCTGCATAGAACAATATGCTAAGGCAAAGAATATGTCTACAGAAGATGTAGTGAATTTGTTTGAACAGTATGGCATAGCTGAGCATTTTAGAAATCATACAGTAATGAGTGCAAAAATAACACAAGACAATCTTTATATGTTGTTGCCATTGAAGATTGGATGGCTTGCTCCTTGGCTCTCGGAAGGGTATAAGTCTTACAGATGCCATCAATCGTATATATGA
- a CDS encoding DUF4491 family protein, whose product MEVYYTGVIIAVSTFLIIGIFHPIVMKTEYYTGTRYWWVFLVAGIICIGAAFLVANVLFSAILGVVGASCLWSIGELFEQRQRCEKGWFPKNPKRIGTGYYRDEAKSKHESV is encoded by the coding sequence ATGGAAGTATATTACACGGGCGTCATCATCGCCGTATCCACTTTTTTAATAATAGGTATCTTTCACCCTATCGTCATGAAGACGGAATATTATACGGGCACCCGCTATTGGTGGGTTTTCCTCGTTGCAGGCATCATCTGCATCGGAGCTGCCTTCCTGGTTGCCAACGTGCTCTTCTCTGCCATACTGGGCGTAGTAGGTGCTTCATGCCTTTGGAGCATCGGTGAACTCTTCGAACAGAGACAACGCTGCGAGAAAGGCTGGTTCCCGAAGAATCCGAAAAGAATAGGAACAGGATATTACAGGGACGAAGCGAAGAGTAAACATGAAAGTGTATAG
- a CDS encoding type II toxin-antitoxin system RelE/ParE family toxin: MEIEWSLLASRQLNDVLDFVETEYGSITARKVFDKFDANVNSLLRNPNRGILDSDLSDTQFTVRHLQLFPNVLYYVVKGDSIIISAVMHYKQSPQTVYKTVMRSLERYR; the protein is encoded by the coding sequence ATGGAAATAGAATGGTCATTGCTTGCTTCAAGACAATTGAACGATGTTTTAGATTTTGTAGAAACAGAATATGGTTCTATAACAGCAAGAAAAGTGTTTGATAAGTTCGATGCTAATGTTAATAGTTTACTGAGAAATCCAAATCGTGGCATATTAGATTCTGATTTGTCAGATACTCAATTTACTGTTAGACATTTGCAGCTATTCCCTAATGTGCTCTATTATGTAGTGAAAGGTGATTCCATAATAATTTCAGCCGTAATGCATTATAAGCAGTCTCCTCAAACTGTGTATAAAACAGTTATGCGATCATTAGAAAGGTATAGATAG
- a CDS encoding IS630 family transposase has translation MRKRPRGKPSPQLYAYKKEKLQELEELDSKGELVLYYADESHVCTNGYVPYGWQFKNEDVYIPSEKAARLNIFGMITKRNQYKGFTTKESINADKIVDYLDRFSFNVTKKTVIVLDNASVHRNRKVKELRKIWENRGLFLVYLPPYSPELNPAEILWRILKGKWIRPIDYETTDSLFYCTNRALASVGTNLFVNYSYL, from the coding sequence ATAAGAAAACGCCCAAGGGGCAAACCCTCACCGCAGCTCTACGCATACAAGAAAGAGAAGTTGCAAGAACTTGAAGAACTTGATTCCAAAGGGGAACTTGTGCTATATTATGCCGACGAAAGCCATGTCTGTACAAATGGATATGTTCCATATGGCTGGCAATTCAAGAATGAGGATGTTTACATCCCATCCGAGAAAGCTGCCCGGCTTAATATCTTTGGTATGATTACCAAAAGGAACCAATATAAAGGCTTTACCACAAAAGAGTCCATCAACGCAGACAAGATTGTGGACTATCTTGACAGATTCTCTTTCAATGTCACGAAGAAGACTGTAATTGTCTTGGACAATGCTTCTGTTCATAGAAATCGGAAGGTGAAAGAACTGAGGAAAATTTGGGAGAATAGAGGATTGTTCCTCGTCTATCTTCCACCTTATTCTCCAGAACTTAATCCTGCCGAGATTCTTTGGCGTATACTTAAGGGCAAATGGATAAGACCGATAGATTACGAGACTACGGACTCGCTTTTCTATTGTACGAACAGGGCCTTGGCCTCTGTGGGTACGAACTTATTCGTGAATTATTCATATTTGTAA
- a CDS encoding phospho-sugar mutase: MANNAELIKQCEERAQQWLTPAFDEETRKEVKAMLDAEDKSALVDAFYQNLEFGTGGLRGIMGAGTNRMNKYIVGMATQGFANYILKAFPGEENLSVVVGHDCRNNSRLFAETVAAIFSANGIKAYLFESLRPTPEISFAIRELGAKAGVNVTASHNPKEYNGYKAYWSDGAQVLAPHDTGIIEEVNKVTIDQVKFEANWDKIKIIGGEMDYDYMTAVHSAMIDQDVINRQKDLNIVYSAMHGTGRVIVPLCLRSWGFQNINVVPEQMVVDGNFPTVVSPNPENAEAMTLGMKLGTKLNADLVVATDPDADRLAIVCRDDKGEWMIINGNQTAMMFCYYIIENKKKLGKLKPTDFLVKTIVTTEVIAEIAKKNNVELRDCYTGFKWIAREIAISEGKQQYIGGGEESFGFLPYDKVRDKDAPASICLICEIAAWAKDQGKTLYDLLMQIYAEYGFSKEFTVNVVRPGKTGADEIKQMMADFRANPPQELGGSKVVTWKDYQSLEVKHADGSVEKLDMPATSNVLQWFCDDNTKVSVRPSGTEPKIKFYIEVKDPSFKCAGCYNRCTAAAMDKIEAIKKSLNLD, from the coding sequence ATGGCTAATAACGCAGAATTGATCAAGCAGTGTGAAGAAAGAGCACAGCAGTGGCTCACACCTGCTTTTGACGAAGAAACCCGTAAGGAAGTAAAGGCAATGCTCGACGCAGAGGATAAGTCAGCTCTCGTTGATGCATTCTATCAGAACTTGGAGTTCGGTACTGGTGGTTTGCGCGGTATCATGGGCGCAGGTACCAACCGCATGAACAAGTATATCGTTGGTATGGCTACACAGGGCTTTGCTAACTACATCCTCAAGGCTTTCCCAGGTGAGGAGAACCTTTCTGTAGTGGTAGGTCACGACTGCCGTAACAACTCCCGTCTCTTCGCTGAGACCGTAGCTGCCATCTTCTCTGCCAATGGCATCAAGGCTTATCTCTTCGAGAGCCTCCGTCCTACACCAGAGATTTCTTTCGCTATCCGCGAGCTCGGTGCAAAGGCTGGTGTCAACGTAACAGCTTCTCACAACCCTAAGGAGTACAACGGTTACAAGGCTTACTGGAGCGACGGTGCTCAGGTTCTGGCTCCACACGATACAGGTATCATCGAGGAGGTAAACAAGGTTACTATCGACCAGGTGAAGTTTGAGGCTAACTGGGATAAAATCAAGATTATCGGTGGTGAGATGGATTACGACTACATGACAGCCGTTCATTCTGCTATGATTGACCAGGATGTCATCAACCGTCAGAAAGACCTCAACATCGTTTATTCAGCTATGCACGGTACAGGTCGTGTCATCGTACCTCTCTGTCTGCGTTCTTGGGGCTTCCAGAACATCAATGTAGTTCCTGAGCAGATGGTTGTAGATGGCAACTTCCCTACAGTGGTTTCTCCTAACCCAGAGAATGCAGAGGCTATGACCCTCGGTATGAAGCTCGGTACCAAGTTGAACGCTGACCTCGTTGTAGCTACTGACCCAGATGCTGACCGCCTCGCTATCGTTTGCCGTGACGACAAGGGCGAGTGGATGATCATCAACGGTAACCAGACAGCCATGATGTTCTGCTACTACATCATCGAGAACAAGAAGAAGTTGGGCAAGTTGAAGCCAACAGACTTCCTCGTGAAGACCATCGTAACAACAGAAGTTATCGCTGAGATTGCCAAGAAGAACAACGTAGAGTTGCGCGACTGCTACACTGGTTTCAAGTGGATTGCACGCGAGATTGCTATCTCTGAGGGCAAGCAGCAGTACATCGGTGGTGGTGAGGAGAGCTTCGGTTTCTTGCCATACGATAAGGTACGCGATAAGGATGCTCCTGCATCTATCTGTCTGATTTGCGAGATTGCAGCATGGGCTAAGGATCAGGGCAAGACTCTCTACGACCTCCTGATGCAGATTTATGCAGAGTATGGCTTCAGCAAGGAGTTCACTGTAAACGTAGTTCGCCCAGGTAAGACCGGTGCTGACGAGATTAAGCAGATGATGGCAGACTTCCGTGCCAACCCTCCACAGGAGTTGGGTGGCAGCAAGGTGGTAACCTGGAAGGACTATCAGTCTTTGGAGGTTAAGCATGCTGACGGCAGCGTAGAGAAGCTCGATATGCCTGCTACAAGCAATGTGCTCCAGTGGTTCTGCGATGACAACACCAAGGTAAGTGTCCGTCCATCAGGTACAGAGCCTAAGATTAAGTTCTATATTGAGGTAAAGGATCCTTCATTCAAGTGCGCTGGCTGCTACAACCGCTGCACAGCTGCTGCAATGGATAAGATCGAGGCTATCAAGAAGAGCCTGAATTTGGATTAA
- a CDS encoding amidophosphoribosyltransferase translates to MGGIFGTISKKSCVADLFYGTDYNSHLGTRRGGLATYSSEKGFVRSIHNLESSYFRTKFEPTLNKFEGATSGIGVISDTDAQPLIMNSHLGRFAICTVAKIVNKDELTQHLLDKNMHFAEMSSGSTNPTELVALLIIQGKTFREGIENVFHHIKGSCTMMILTEDGIICARDSWGRTPIIIGKKEGAFAASSETTSFPNLDYETEYELGPGEIVKITADKMEQLRPANKKMQVCSFLWVYYGFPTSTYEGKNVEEARFTNGFNLAKSDDVEVDCCSGIPDSGTGMAMGYAAGKGVPYQRCIAKYTPTWPRSFTPSNQSMRSLVAKMKLIPNKAMLKGKRVLFCDDSIVRGTQLRDNVKVLFDQAGLKECHMRIACPPLVYGCPFINFTSSKSDMELITRRIIEKFEGDANKNLEKYATTGSPEYQKMVDEIANQLGLTTLKFNTIEQLVEAIGLPKCQVCTHCFDGSSAYTLDEFADED, encoded by the coding sequence ATGGGAGGTATTTTCGGAACTATTTCCAAGAAAAGTTGTGTCGCAGACTTGTTCTACGGCACCGATTACAACTCACATCTCGGCACACGTCGAGGCGGTTTGGCAACCTATAGTAGTGAGAAAGGCTTTGTGCGCTCAATTCACAACCTCGAAAGTTCTTATTTCAGAACGAAGTTTGAACCTACACTCAACAAGTTTGAGGGAGCGACTTCTGGTATCGGCGTAATCAGCGATACGGATGCGCAGCCATTAATCATGAACTCACATCTTGGCCGATTCGCTATTTGTACTGTAGCTAAGATTGTAAACAAGGATGAACTGACCCAGCACCTGCTAGACAAGAACATGCACTTTGCAGAGATGTCTTCAGGCAGCACCAACCCAACCGAGTTGGTTGCATTACTCATTATTCAGGGCAAGACATTCCGCGAAGGTATCGAGAATGTATTCCACCACATCAAGGGCTCCTGTACCATGATGATTCTTACCGAGGATGGTATCATCTGTGCCCGCGACAGTTGGGGACGTACACCTATTATTATAGGTAAGAAAGAAGGTGCCTTTGCTGCTTCCAGCGAGACCACCTCGTTCCCTAACCTCGATTATGAAACAGAATATGAGCTGGGTCCGGGCGAAATCGTCAAGATTACTGCCGACAAGATGGAGCAGCTTCGTCCTGCCAACAAGAAGATGCAGGTTTGTTCTTTCCTCTGGGTTTACTATGGTTTCCCTACATCTACCTATGAGGGCAAGAATGTAGAGGAGGCTCGTTTTACCAACGGTTTCAATCTCGCCAAGAGTGATGATGTTGAGGTAGACTGCTGCAGCGGTATTCCGGATTCTGGTACTGGTATGGCGATGGGATATGCTGCCGGCAAGGGTGTGCCTTATCAGCGTTGTATTGCCAAATATACTCCTACATGGCCTCGTAGCTTTACTCCAAGCAACCAGAGCATGCGTTCATTGGTAGCCAAGATGAAGCTGATTCCTAACAAGGCGATGCTCAAGGGCAAGCGTGTGTTGTTCTGTGATGACAGTATCGTTCGCGGTACCCAGCTTCGCGACAACGTGAAGGTGCTTTTCGACCAGGCAGGCTTGAAGGAGTGCCATATGCGTATTGCATGTCCTCCATTGGTATATGGTTGTCCGTTCATCAACTTCACTTCTTCAAAGAGTGATATGGAGCTGATTACCCGTCGCATCATCGAGAAGTTTGAGGGCGATGCCAACAAGAATCTTGAGAAATACGCTACCACCGGTTCTCCTGAGTATCAGAAGATGGTAGATGAGATTGCTAACCAGTTGGGCTTGACTACATTGAAGTTCAATACCATCGAGCAGCTTGTTGAGGCTATCGGTCTTCCAAAGTGCCAGGTATGTACCCACTGCTTCGATGGCAGCAGCGCATATACTCTTGATGAGTTTGCTGATGAAGACTAA
- a CDS encoding ComEC/Rec2 family competence protein encodes MNIRMSIILSTGIIMTRYGYDQMNPTLWLILLLVMTSMAIVLRKWIQSQCIFFYICLFLLGGLLTSYQECRNRKPVTYFTMDELSEQDRFLTTAQERRAEIEQKLKGLGIENEDFGVIAAMAMGDKTALDKDTKEVYSVAGASHVLAVSGLHISIIFQLLIMLLGGNRRHIFVILSALVAIWMYVLFIGMPASAVRSATMLSVYGFVTMTRRNKDSLRSLSIAFTIMLLCNPLYLFDLSFQMSFAAVGSIIVFLPLLCSLYHPTHRLSQWIWGMLCVSAAAQIGTLPLITYYFGRISCYSLLTTFIAIPAAMGILYLCCMLMLMSPFLLLSPTVSLFSWLITWVAKALVVITHFANTAFHLTSLAPGASIDGIHLPLPILFIIYAALGLVYAGWIKMKRIRNKMARSQEDFSLENALFTNYR; translated from the coding sequence ATGAATATCAGAATGAGCATCATACTGAGCACGGGTATCATCATGACCAGATATGGCTATGACCAGATGAACCCGACCCTATGGCTCATTCTCCTGCTGGTCATGACAAGCATGGCTATTGTCCTGCGGAAATGGATACAAAGTCAATGCATTTTTTTTTATATCTGTCTGTTTCTTTTGGGTGGTCTTCTCACTTCCTATCAAGAATGCCGCAACCGAAAGCCTGTTACCTATTTTACGATGGATGAACTGTCGGAACAGGACCGGTTTCTGACAACAGCGCAAGAACGGAGAGCGGAAATAGAACAGAAGCTGAAGGGATTAGGTATTGAGAATGAAGACTTTGGGGTCATTGCTGCAATGGCAATGGGCGATAAGACGGCACTGGACAAGGACACGAAAGAGGTTTATTCCGTAGCTGGAGCAAGCCATGTATTAGCCGTAAGCGGACTGCATATCAGCATCATCTTCCAACTGCTTATCATGTTACTGGGAGGCAATCGCCGCCACATCTTCGTTATACTCTCAGCGCTTGTAGCCATCTGGATGTATGTCCTGTTCATAGGCATGCCAGCGAGTGCCGTTCGTTCAGCCACCATGCTGAGTGTTTATGGATTTGTTACCATGACCCGGCGAAACAAGGATTCGCTCCGTTCGCTATCCATCGCTTTTACCATCATGCTATTGTGTAATCCGCTCTATCTCTTCGACCTCAGTTTCCAAATGTCGTTTGCGGCAGTAGGTTCCATCATCGTATTCCTTCCGTTGCTCTGTTCACTTTATCACCCTACCCATCGCTTATCCCAATGGATCTGGGGGATGCTCTGCGTATCGGCAGCAGCACAGATAGGAACTCTTCCTCTCATCACTTACTATTTCGGGCGCATCTCGTGCTATTCCCTTCTTACTACTTTCATTGCAATTCCAGCAGCCATGGGCATTCTTTATCTCTGTTGCATGCTGATGCTGATGAGCCCTTTCCTACTCCTGTCGCCAACAGTCTCTCTTTTCTCCTGGCTGATAACCTGGGTGGCAAAGGCATTGGTAGTCATCACTCATTTTGCCAACACCGCCTTCCATCTCACCTCCCTGGCTCCCGGTGCCAGTATCGATGGAATCCACCTTCCCCTCCCTATCCTTTTCATCATCTATGCCGCCCTGGGATTAGTATATGCAGGCTGGATAAAAATGAAGAGGATAAGAAACAAAATGGCGAGAAGTCAGGAAGACTTCTCGCTGGAAAATGCATTATTTACAAATTATAGATAA
- the uvrA gene encoding excinuclease ABC subunit UvrA, with product MPKDKYIEIKGARANNLKNIDVKIPQGKFVAITGVSGSGKSSLAFDTLYAEGQRRYVESLSSYARQFLGRMSKPECDFIKGLPPAIAIEQKVISRNPRSTVGTNTEIYEYLRLLYARIGKTYSPISGQEVKRHTTEDVLACTRQYSKGTKYVILAPIHVIEGRNLSKQLEMYMQEGYARIMVNNEFVRIEDFLESADKQLLEASGEDLKKIIGQQGKEIYLVIDRASVSDEKDDISRLMDSAETAFYEGDGACRLVFLPSNICYDFSTRFEADGMQFEEPTDNMFAFNSPLGACPTCEGFGSIIGIDEKLVIPNTSMSVYDGCVVCWRGEKMGMWLKEFIRRAAEYDFPIFKPYFELTQQQKDWLWHGLPGEKKRKQQERVSIDEFFRMVKENQYKIQYRVMLSRFRGKTICPDCHGTRLKKEANYVKIGGKSITELVEMSIVNLSEWFRKLELSEHEKEISKRLLTEITHRLQFLLDVGLGYLTLNRLSNTLSGGESQRINLTTNLGSSLVGSVYILDEPSIGLHSRDTARLIKVLKELQQLGNTVVVVEHDEEIMRAADYLIDIGPDAGRLGGRVVYAGPSSEYSTTDKAEQEKLLAEYPESYTIKYLTHNEEIKVPTSHRAWNQYIEIKGARMNNLRGIDVKIPLNVFTCVTGVSGSGKSSLIKGILYPAMRRRLDLVADAPGEYASMEGDWKSISHVEFVDQNPIGKSTRSNPATYLKAYDAIRALFANQPLAKQMGFTPQYFSFNTEGGRCEECKGAGYVTIEMQFMADLTLTCEACKGKRFKHDILEVRYGGKDVNDVLNMTVNEAIEFFSDEKLQRNEGDFDNCRIIVNRLKPLQDVGLGYIKLGQNSSSLSGGENQRVKLAFFIGKEEQEPTLFIFDEPTTGLHFHDIKRLLHAFNALIERGHSLVVIEHNLDVIKCADYIIDLGPEGGDKGGNLVVAGTPEEVAACKASLTGKFLR from the coding sequence ATGCCAAAAGATAAATATATAGAAATAAAAGGGGCAAGAGCCAACAACCTCAAGAATATCGATGTGAAGATACCTCAGGGCAAGTTTGTTGCCATTACGGGTGTCTCCGGATCGGGAAAATCATCGTTGGCTTTTGATACCTTATATGCTGAGGGCCAGCGCCGCTATGTGGAGTCGCTATCTTCATACGCTCGCCAGTTTCTGGGACGTATGAGCAAACCGGAATGTGATTTCATCAAGGGATTGCCACCTGCCATCGCCATCGAACAGAAGGTGATTTCGCGCAACCCACGATCTACCGTGGGCACCAACACCGAAATCTACGAATACCTGCGACTGCTCTACGCACGCATCGGAAAAACCTATTCGCCAATCAGCGGACAAGAAGTGAAGCGCCATACCACAGAGGATGTATTAGCCTGTACCCGTCAATATTCGAAAGGTACCAAGTATGTCATCCTCGCTCCTATCCATGTCATCGAAGGAAGAAACCTCAGCAAGCAACTGGAGATGTACATGCAGGAAGGCTATGCTCGCATCATGGTAAATAATGAGTTTGTCCGCATCGAAGATTTTCTGGAATCTGCCGACAAACAACTGCTGGAAGCTAGCGGAGAAGACCTCAAGAAAATCATAGGACAACAGGGAAAGGAGATTTACCTCGTCATCGACCGTGCTTCGGTAAGCGATGAGAAGGATGACATCAGCCGACTGATGGATTCTGCCGAAACAGCCTTCTATGAGGGAGATGGAGCCTGCCGCCTCGTCTTCCTGCCAAGCAACATCTGCTACGACTTCTCTACCCGGTTCGAAGCTGACGGCATGCAGTTTGAAGAGCCTACCGACAACATGTTTGCCTTCAACTCTCCTCTCGGAGCCTGCCCTACCTGCGAAGGTTTCGGCAGCATAATAGGCATCGATGAGAAACTCGTCATCCCGAACACTTCGATGAGCGTATATGACGGATGTGTGGTTTGCTGGCGAGGCGAAAAGATGGGTATGTGGCTCAAGGAATTCATCCGCAGAGCTGCAGAATACGACTTCCCTATCTTCAAGCCTTATTTCGAACTGACTCAGCAGCAGAAGGACTGGCTGTGGCACGGTCTGCCTGGCGAAAAGAAACGTAAACAGCAGGAAAGGGTGAGCATCGATGAGTTCTTCAGAATGGTAAAGGAGAACCAGTACAAGATACAATACCGCGTGATGCTGAGCCGATTCCGTGGAAAGACGATTTGTCCTGACTGCCATGGTACGCGACTCAAGAAGGAAGCCAACTATGTGAAGATTGGCGGAAAGAGCATCACCGAACTGGTTGAGATGTCGATTGTGAACCTGAGCGAATGGTTCAGGAAACTGGAACTCTCGGAGCATGAGAAGGAAATCAGCAAGCGTCTGCTCACCGAAATCACCCACCGTCTGCAGTTCCTCCTGGATGTTGGTCTGGGTTATCTTACGCTCAACCGACTCTCCAACACCCTCTCCGGCGGTGAGAGTCAGCGCATCAACCTGACCACCAACCTGGGCTCATCGCTCGTGGGTAGCGTATATATCCTCGACGAACCTAGTATCGGACTCCATAGCCGCGATACTGCCCGACTGATTAAGGTGCTGAAAGAACTGCAGCAACTGGGCAATACGGTGGTTGTGGTAGAACACGACGAAGAGATTATGCGGGCAGCCGACTATCTCATCGATATCGGTCCGGATGCCGGCAGACTGGGCGGAAGAGTGGTCTACGCCGGTCCGTCATCAGAATATTCAACCACCGACAAGGCTGAACAGGAAAAGCTGCTGGCTGAATATCCGGAGAGTTATACCATCAAATACCTGACCCACAACGAGGAGATAAAGGTGCCAACGAGCCACCGTGCCTGGAACCAGTATATCGAAATCAAGGGAGCCCGGATGAACAATCTGCGCGGCATCGACGTTAAGATACCGCTCAACGTATTCACCTGCGTAACCGGTGTATCAGGCTCAGGCAAGAGTTCGCTCATCAAGGGAATCCTCTATCCTGCCATGCGTCGCCGTCTGGACCTCGTAGCAGATGCACCAGGCGAATATGCATCTATGGAAGGCGACTGGAAGAGCATCAGTCATGTAGAGTTTGTTGACCAGAACCCTATCGGAAAGAGTACCCGCAGCAACCCTGCCACTTATCTGAAGGCATACGATGCGATACGTGCCCTCTTTGCCAACCAGCCACTGGCTAAGCAGATGGGATTCACGCCCCAGTACTTCTCTTTCAATACTGAAGGCGGAAGATGCGAGGAATGTAAGGGTGCGGGATATGTTACCATCGAGATGCAGTTTATGGCAGACCTCACGCTGACCTGCGAGGCTTGTAAGGGCAAGCGTTTCAAGCACGATATCCTGGAGGTTCGCTATGGCGGAAAAGACGTCAATGATGTGCTGAACATGACGGTAAACGAGGCCATCGAGTTCTTCAGCGATGAAAAGCTGCAGCGCAACGAGGGCGACTTCGACAACTGCCGCATCATCGTAAACCGCCTGAAGCCGCTTCAGGATGTAGGTCTGGGTTATATCAAGCTCGGTCAGAATTCAAGTTCGCTTTCGGGTGGTGAGAATCAGCGTGTAAAGCTCGCCTTCTTCATAGGTAAGGAGGAACAGGAGCCTACGCTCTTCATCTTCGACGAGCCTACCACGGGTCTTCACTTCCACGACATCAAGCGCCTGCTCCATGCCTTCAATGCCCTGATAGAAAGGGGCCATTCGCTGGTAGTGATAGAGCACAATCTGGATGTCATCAAGTGTGCCGACTATATCATCGACCTCGGTCCGGAAGGCGGCGACAAGGGCGGCAATCTCGTTGTTGCCGGAACTCCGGAAGAAGTAGCTGCCTGCAAGGCAAGCCTTACCGGAAAGTTCTTGCGTTAA
- a CDS encoding Fic family protein, producing MNNDKAQEFVITVWREESNEVGNEVHDKSNQVEDLDTGLRHSNTDLDTGLRHSDTNLDTGLRHSDTDLDTQLRHSDTPKVSLSNKQRDIVNFCSVPRTTKEILDRIGVSMHSKNRERYITSLVAAGYLQMTNPDNPTASNQKYKKVNKR from the coding sequence ATGAATAATGACAAGGCACAGGAATTTGTCATCACGGTTTGGAGAGAAGAAAGTAACGAAGTTGGTAACGAAGTCCATGATAAAAGTAACCAAGTCGAAGACTTAGATACTGGACTTAGACACTCTAACACCGACTTAGACACCGGACTTAGACACTCTGACACCAACTTAGACACCGGACTTAGACACTCTGACACCGACTTAGACACTCAACTTAGACACTCTGACACTCCAAAAGTGTCATTGTCTAACAAGCAAAGGGACATAGTAAATTTCTGTTCAGTTCCTCGAACCACCAAAGAGATACTTGACAGAATTGGTGTCAGTATGCATTCCAAGAACCGTGAGCGTTACATCACCTCCCTTGTTGCAGCAGGATATTTGCAGATGACTAATCCGGATAATCCTACGGCAAGTAATCAAAAATACAAGAAAGTAAACAAAAGATAA
- a CDS encoding helix-turn-helix domain-containing protein, with the protein MGGALSAKQQTSADSRTESLQPLSDERRDFIQKSLDAWCANLGYKDSTVNMLTLSRTLCISKDELSVFFDQYLKTTFRIWLGDIRFNAAKKMMLEFPDYSNDIISAECGFSARTYLYRIFKSKEGCTPTEWREEQVANAAPDDKKQD; encoded by the coding sequence ATGGGGGGGGCACTTTCTGCTAAACAGCAGACCTCTGCTGATAGTAGAACAGAATCTTTACAACCACTTTCCGATGAGCGCAGAGATTTCATCCAGAAAAGTCTTGATGCATGGTGTGCGAATTTAGGATATAAGGACAGTACTGTGAATATGCTTACCCTCTCTCGCACACTTTGTATCTCCAAGGATGAGTTATCTGTATTCTTCGACCAGTATCTGAAAACTACATTCAGAATATGGCTTGGTGATATACGTTTCAATGCGGCAAAGAAGATGATGTTGGAATTTCCAGACTATAGTAATGACATTATTTCTGCCGAGTGTGGCTTCTCTGCCCGTACCTATCTGTACCGGATATTCAAGTCAAAGGAAGGTTGTACGCCTACCGAATGGCGAGAAGAACAAGTTGCAAATGCAGCCCCAGATGATAAAAAACAGGATTAA
- the rlmH gene encoding 23S rRNA (pseudouridine(1915)-N(3))-methyltransferase RlmH codes for MKTELILVGKTVNKHFIAGIKDYAERITHYMPFNITTIPELKNTKSLSEQQQKEREGELILKLLQPSDTVVLMDEHGQEFRSIEFAKWIERKQATARRLVFVIGGPYGFSPSVYDRANEKISLSKMTFSHQMVRLIFTEALYRACTIIKGEPYHHE; via the coding sequence ATGAAGACAGAACTCATTCTGGTCGGAAAGACCGTAAACAAGCATTTCATTGCGGGCATCAAGGATTATGCCGAGCGCATCACCCATTATATGCCTTTCAACATAACAACCATTCCTGAGCTCAAGAACACCAAGAGTCTCAGCGAACAGCAGCAGAAGGAACGGGAAGGAGAACTGATTCTGAAACTCCTCCAGCCTTCGGATACGGTGGTGCTGATGGATGAACATGGACAGGAATTCCGAAGCATCGAGTTTGCCAAATGGATAGAGCGCAAGCAGGCCACTGCCCGCAGGCTCGTCTTTGTCATCGGCGGTCCTTACGGTTTCTCACCGTCAGTCTACGACCGCGCCAACGAGAAGATTTCCCTCTCCAAGATGACCTTCTCGCATCAGATGGTTCGCCTTATCTTTACCGAGGCGCTCTATCGCGCATGTACTATTATAAAAGGTGAACCTTACCACCATGAATAA